A segment of the Desulfomicrobium macestii genome:
ATGCGGCCGGACGGGTCTTCCAGGATGAGGTCGACTTCCTGGCCCGTGTGGGACCTGAAATGGCTCAATGTCGCCCTGGTTTCAGACCATGTCGCGTGCTTGGCCATCTCGCAAACGACATGGTTCTCCAGGAGATGTCCGAAAGCCTGGCGATCGAGGGTGAAACGGTCGGAGTTCAGCCCGGCCAGATGGGCGGCCAGGCCCGTGTCGGTGAATATGAGCTTGGACGCCTTGGTGACCCGCTTGCCGATGTTCACGGCCCATGCAGGCAATTCGCGGATGAGGAACGTGGCTTCCAGCAGGGCCATGTAGCGCTTGAGCGTGGTCTGGGGGATGGTCAGGCCGCGGGAGATGTCGGCATAGGACAGAAGCTGGCCGGTGCGCGAGGCCAGGAGCTGGAGCAGACGAGGCATGGCCGCGAGGTCCTGGATGCTCGAAAGGTCGCGTATGTCCCGTTCGACAATGGTGGTTACGTATGCGGAAAACCAGGCCTGCCTGCGTCTCTCGGTGCTTCGGGCCAAGGCTTCGGGGTATCCGCCCGTGAGCACGGCGCTCATGACGTCGGTATCCGTCGGTGCGGGCCAGGCCAACTCCGGGGTGAACAGGGCATCCACGAGATTGATGGTCGAACCCGAGATTTCGGCCCGGGACAGAGGCCACAGGTCGAATATCTCCATGCGTCCGGCCAGGGAGTCGGAGACGCGCAAACCGGCCATGATGTCGGAGGAGCCGGTCAGGATGAAGCGGCCGGGACTGCGATCCCGATCAACAGACTCCTTGATTGCGGGCAGGAGGCCAGGAGCTTTCTGGATTTCGTCGATGACAACCCGCTTTGCGATGCCGGCGATAAAGCCCGACGGATCGCTCTGGGCCGCCGCGAGGGCAAGGGCATTGTCCAAGGTGACATACTCGGACGAAATGTGATCCGGCATGATGTCGCGAACGAGGGTTGTCTTGCCGGTCTGCCGTGCTCCCCGGATGAGGATTACCGGTGTGTCTGATAATGCTTCCAGTATGTTGGCTGAGATGTGACGTGTGTACATGGAGGTTTGAATACCGGTTACATGGTTGAAAATCAACCGTTACATGGTTGAAAATCATCCATGCGATGGTTGATTTTCAACCACTTTGTGGACGATTTTCGCGCATGACCTCGGTATGTCATGCGCGATCCGATGCTCCGATGACGTATGCCGTTTTGTTTCGGACTGGACCTTAGGGCAGTGCGGACATATCAGTATGTTCCGATTCACGTTCACGACAAGGAGGTCGCCATGTCCATGTATTCCAAGTTTGCCGCCTGGTACGACCGCATCTTTCCCTTCAGCCCCGGCGTTTACGCCTTCCTGACCCACCATCTTGGCGATCGGGGTGGGCCGGTCCTGGATCTTGGCTGCGGCACGGGCGACTACTGCGCTGCCTTCACCCGCGACGGCGTGCGGGCCGTGGGCGTCGACCTCGATTCCGCGATGATCTCCCAGGCCCGGGCCCGTGGACCGGAGACCGAATTTCATGTCCTGGACATGACGGAGTTTCCGACGCTCGGCGGGCCCTGGAACATGATCTATTCCATCGGCAATACCGCCGCACACCTGCCAGGGGGCCGCTTCTGGTCGTGCGTGGAAAACGTGGGCGAGCGGCTTCTGCCCGACGGAGTGTGGATCGTGCAGGTCATGAACTGGGACTACGTCCTGGGCCTGCCTGCTTTCAACTTTCCGGCCAAGGTCATGGAGGGGGCGGTCTTTCATCGCGCCTACGAAGACATCACCCCGGAAGGATTGACTTTTCATACCGGCCTCGACATCGAGGGACAGCGGGTCTTCGACGATCAGGTGCGGCTGTATCCACTGTCCTCGGCCCAGATGGTGGCCGGGCATGAAGCGCGCGGATTTCATCTGGTCGAGCATGTGTCCGACTACTCCGGCAGCGGCTTTGACCCCGAGGTTTTTTCAGCCAGCATCTTCGTATTCAAACGATAAGGACACGTTGCATGGATTTCATGACCGCCATGGGGCAGAGCACGCTCTTCAAGGGGCTTGGCCCGGAGGAACTCGCGCAGCTGGAGCGCATCAGCGAGCCACGCCACTACGACAAGGGAGACCTGCTCTTTGGCGAGGGCAAGGAAGGGGTTGGATTTTACGTAGTGCTGTCCGGCCAGGTGAAGGTTTTCAAGATGTCCTTCGATGGCCGGGAACAGATTCTGCACATTCTCGGGCCCGGCGACCCGCTGGGCGAGGTGCCTGTCTTTGCCGGAATGAACTATCCGGCCAATGCCCAGGCCCTGAGCAAATCGGCCCTCTATTTCTTTCCCCGCCAAAAACTCATCGAACTCTACCGCGAGAGCCCGTCCCTGGCCATGAACATGCTGGCCGTGCTGTCGCGCCGCCTGCGGGAATTCACGGTCCTCATCGAGAATTTGTCCCTGAAGGAAATCCCCCAGCGTCTGGCCACGTACCTCGTGCACCAGCAGTCCCTGAAGCCCGTCTCGGCCCGGGTCAAGCTCAGCGTGACCAAGGGCGTGCTCTCCAATATCCTGGGCACGTCCCAGGAGACCCTCTCACGCGTGCTCGGCAAGCTGAGCCAGGAAGGCCTCATCGAGGTCCAGGGCAAGGAGATCACCATCCTGGACATGGAACGGCTCCGTTCCCTGGCGGAGGGGGAGACGAGAATGTAGGGCGGGACAGGTTCCCTGTTCATGTATTTCAACCGGTGCCAGGGAACGGATTCAATTCAGATCTGAGGAGATTGACAGGTCGTACGTTAATACGTACGTTTTGTCGACAAAAGGGGGAATTATGACGATACTCAATGCAACGGAAGCACGTTCCAGACTGTACAGTCTGATCGATGATGCGGCGCTGACCCACAAACCGGTCGTGATCAAGGGAAAGAGGGCGAGCGCTGTCCTGGTGTCCGAAGAGGACTGGAACGCCATCACCGAGACCCTGCATCTTCTGTCCGTTCCGGGTATGCGCGAGTCCATCATCCAGGGCATGGCGACGGGCGTCGAGGAGTGCGACAAGGAACTCGACTGGTGACGTGGGAACTGCGCTTCACCGGTCACGCCGGCAAGGACGCGAAAAAGCTGGCCTCGTCGGGACTCAAACCCAAGGCCCAGGAACTCCTGGAAATCCTTCGAAACAACCCTTTCCAGAACCCGCCGCCCTATGAAAAGCTGGTCGGGGATCTCTCAGGCGCGTATTCGCGGCGCATCAACATCCAGCACCGCCTTGTCTACCAGGTTCTCACGGAGCAACGGGTGGTCAAGGTGCTTCGCATGTGGACGCACTACGAGTGAGGTCCAGCCCGCCTGGGCTATAGCCCCTTCTTCGGATCGAAATCCTGCCCCAACGCCGCGGGCGCGGTGATGGGCCAACTGCCCGAGAATCGTCCGAGGAAGGGGTAGCGGCGCATCATGTCCTGAACAAAGCCGATCCGGCCGAGGTTCACGGCCAGAAGGGTCAGGATCATCATGGGGAAGGGCGCCACCTGGAAGACCTGGGCCGGGATGGAGGGAAAGATGTCCTGCAGGTAGATGCCCGAGACCTGAAGCGCCGCGAAGAAATAGGCGCCGATGGCCGCCCGCACCGGGTGCCAGCCGCCGAAGATGACGATGGCCAGGGCAATCCAGCCCGCGCCTTCGCAGCCCTGGGGGCGTCCCCAGCCCGGCTTCACGGCCAGGGAGTAGGCCGCTCCCGCAAGTCCCACCAACGCGCCGCCGACAAGACAGGCCATGAGCCTTGAGAGCCTCACCCGGATGCCGCGCCCAAAAGCCGCCCGGGGAGACTCGCCCACGGCGCGCAGCCGCATTCCGGCACTGGTCTTGTACATCCACCACCAACACAGCGCGATGGCTGCCAGACTGATGCTCACCATCGGCGACTGCCGTCCGAGCAAAAGGTCCAGCAGCGGCGTGTCGGAAAGGCCGGGAAAGCCCCAGTAGCCAAGGCTCGGGCCGGGCTGCCGGGAGTAGGAATGACCCAGGAAATAAGCCAGGTCGCGGGTCAAAAGGGTCAGGATGAACCCCACGGCCAGCTGCGATTGCCCAAGGTAGATGTTGGTCAGGCCGAGCACCGACGCCACCAGCGCCCCCACGGCCATGCCGCCGAGAGCACCGATCCAGGCGCTGCCAGTGATCGAGGCCAGGGCGAAGGAGGCCATGGCGGAGAGGATTATGGTCCCGTCGAGGGACAGGTTGATGACCCCTGCCTTCTCGGTGATGGTCTCGCCCAGGGTGGCCAGGACCAGCGGTGCTCCGGCCAGGAGAATGCCGGCCATGATGAGTGCGAATTCCTGCATCAGCGTCCCTCCCGGCGACGGGTTGCGTAGGTGCGAATGCCCTGGGTGACGAAGACCGACAGGACCATGAGCCCCTGGATGACGCCGCTTAGGGATGAGTCCAGGCCAAGCTGTAGGGGAAGCTGGATCGAACCCACGTTCAGCACGGCGAAAAAGAAGCAGATGAAGGGCACCGGCAAGATCCGAAAACCCGCCATCATGCCGATCAAAAGGGCCGTGTAGCCGTAGCCGGAGGAGATGCTCGGCAGCAGGCGATGATAGACACCCAGCACCTGCACCGCCCCGGCCAGTCCGCCCAGGGCTCCGCACAGGGCAAAGGCCTGCAGCATGCGCAGGCGTGGGCTCAGGTCGAAGAGGCGGGCGGCCTTGGGGTTCTGCCCCACGGCACGCAGCCCCAGTCCCCACTGCGTGCGCAGGAGCAGGAGCGCCACCAGCAGGAACGCCGCGCAGGCGACGCCAAGCGCCGTCCAGCTGACGGCGAGGGAGCCTATGCGCTCAAGCCACAGGGAGAGATGCAGTGTCTCGGTTCCGCTCATGGAGGCCATTCCGGGCCGCTTCCAGGGACCGAAGATGAGCCAGATGGCCAGCCCCATGGCCACGAAGTTGAGCCCGAGACCGGAAAAAATTTCGTGCACCCTGCCGTGGGTTTTGAGCAGCCCGGCCAGAAGCGCCCAGAGCGCGCCTCCAAGCATGCCCGCTCCAAGGGCCAGGGCGATGTGCCAGGGTCCGCCCTGATCGACAGGCATGAGCACGCCGGTGCAGAAGATGGCCCCCAGCACGATCTGTCCTTCGATGCCGATGTTCCACAATCTGGCCGTGAACGGGATGAGCAGGCCCATGGAGCAGAGCAGCAGCGGGACAAAGACCGTCAGCACCTGCCCGAACTTGGACGCGGAGCCGAGGCCGCCCATGAACAGGATGCGCAGGGTCTCAAGGGGCGGCGCGCCGGAAGGCAGGGCCACGAGCACGGTCAGGGCCAGCGCCATGGTCAGCGCGACGGCGATCCAGAGCAGTTGGTGCAGCCACGAGCTATGCGACATGAGCGCTCTCCGGTTTTTTTCCGGCCATGAGGGCGCCAAGAATCTCGACGCTCGCGTTCAAGCGCGGCACGTCGGCCACCAGCGTACGATCGAAAAAGACCAGCACGCGGTGGCTGTGTTCGATGACCTCGTCCAGATCGGGTGAAAAGAAGAACAGGGTCGCGCCGGAGTCGCAGCGTCCGCGCAGATGCTCCCAGACCTGACGGGCCGATCCGGCATCCAGGCCCCTGGTGGGGTGCTCCATGAGCAGCAGCGGGGCGTCGTCGGGAATGAGGGAGAGAAGCAGGCGCTGCTGGTTTCCGCCGGACAGGTCCTTGGCCGGGGTGTCCGGGTGGGCGCGCAGGTCGAAGCGCTCCACGCATTGCGACTGGTGAAATTCTTCCAGCCTCGTGGCGTGTTCCGGGAAGGCGAGCAGGATGTGGTCGCGGATGGACAGGTCCGGGAAGAGGGCCTGGCTCATGCGGTCCGCAGGCACGAAATGCACGCCTTCGTGGCGCAATGTCTTGAAATTCGTACGGGTGTGCCCGACTTCATTGAGAACGAGACGCCCCGAGGGCATGCGGTCCAGGCCGCACAGTCCGCGCAGGAAAAGCTCCTGGCCGCTGCCGTCGAGGCCGGCCAGACCGATGATTTCGCCGGGGGCGGCCGAAAGGTTCAGGGGGCCCAGGTGGTATTTGGGTCCGGCGAATATCGCCTCTTCCAATTTTACCCGACTGCTCTGTCCCGTTTCGGGCAAGGCGCTGTCCACGGATTGCGTGGCGGCATCGCCGAACATGCGTCGGACCAGCTCCTTGGAGTCGTAGGGGGGCGTGAGCCGCGCCTCCAGGCGTCCCTGGCGCATGACGAAGATGGCGTCGGCCATTTCCAGTGCCTCGGAGAGCTTGTGCGTGACCAGGATGACGGTGTGTCCTTCCTGACGGGCCAGTCGGGCCAGGAGGTCGAAGAGGCCGCGCTTTTGTTCCGGGGTGATGCCGGTGGTCGGCTCGTCGAGAATGAGCGTCGTGGCTCCGAGGTCGAGCAGCCGCAGCAGCTCAAGCAGCTGGCGTTCGCCCACGGTCATGGAGGCCACTGGTTCTTCGGGTAGGAAGCACACGCCCAGATGGTTGGAAAGCTCGCCCAGCCGGTCCACGACCTGCGTTCTGGTCCGGGGCGGACCGCTGAGGCGGAAGTTTTCCCAGACCGGCAGAGCGGGGAAATCCAGCGGATCCTGGTAGAGCATGCCCACGCCCAGGCGCGCGGCCGTGGCCGGGGTGAGGCCCGGGTGGACCTCGCCGCGCATGGATATGGTGCCGGAGTCGGGCACGGTGTGGCCGGCAAGGATGCGCATGAGCGTGCTCTTGCCGGCCCCGTTTTCACCCACCAGGGCGTAGATGCGGCCGGGTTCGAGGGTCAGGCTGATGGAGTCGTTGGCCCGAACCCGGCCGTAGTGCTTGCTGATGTCTTGCAGAACGATCATGTCATTTTGCGCTGGACTGGCCTTCCATGCCCTGCAGCAGCTGCTGCAGCGCCCAGATCTGTTCGTCCGTGGCCGCGTCGCCGTCTTTGAGGAAGGGGGTGCCGTCCTGGTAGTTCAAGGGGCCGCTGAAGAGGTTGATCTTGTGTGCGCCAAGGTCCGCGACGAAGGCGTCAAGCAGGGCCTTGTTCTCGGCGGACAGGCCCTCGCCGACCATGAAGCCGATGGTGGACTTGTCGTGATCGTTGATGTCGGCCCAATGGGGAGCGTCCCACTGGAAGTCCTGCTTCCATGTGCCGTCCTGCACGGCCGTGGCCTGACGCAGGAAGGAGGGGCCCCAGTTGAAGTAGGGCACGCCAATGCAGGTCGGGCCCTGGCCTTCGCAGGCATGGGCGTAGTCGTAGGGGATGGCCCAGGCGTCGCGGCCCTGGTCGCGCTTCTGGCGCGCCACGGTCACGGCCTCGGGGGTGTCGATACCGGAGATGACGACATCATACCCGCCGTCGAAGAAGGAGCCAGCGACCTGGGCGGGATCCGTGGTCACACCGGGGATGTTGAACCAGAAGCCGATCCAGCTGACCTTGAACTTGAGATCCTCGGCCTTCTTCCCCAGGACTTCGGTCCAGGCATAGCGGGCGCCCAGAAAGGCGGAGGCGGCCAGACGGCGGGTCTCTTCGTTGATCAGTGGTCCAAGGTAGGCGATCTTGCCCGTCTTGGAGGTCAGGGCGGCGCTGAAGCCGGCCATCATCTTGCCATACTCCATGCGCCCGAACAGGTTGCCCAGGTTGGCCGGGGCCTTGCCGGTAATGACGTCGTCGCCGGAGACGTGGACGAAGGTCTTGTCAGGGTGCAGGCTCGCGGCTTCGCGGATGCCGTCCTTCATGTCGTCGGAACCGGCGATGATCAGGTCCGCGCCCTTTTCTACCAGATCATCGACCACCTGCGGGATGGTCAGGCCGGGGCGGTCGGCGGGATTGACCTTGTCCAGATAGATGAGCTTCGTGCCGGGCAGTTTTTCCTCGACGTATTTGCCGCCTTCGTACTGGGCCTGGCTGTAACCCTTGTCGTTGTAGGGGCCGACCAGGATGAGGCCGATGGTGAGGTCCTTGGCCATGGCCGCGGACGGACAGAACATCAGGGTCATAAGACCAAGGGAGACCAGAAAACGCTTCATGTTTTCCTCCGGAGGTGATGGGCGTGGAGAGCACGCGCCGGGATGTGGCATCCGCGAAACGCGGTGTTTGCGGAAGCCGGGTAAAATAGGGGGATGTGTCGGAAAAGTAAATCCCGACTTTGCCACCATGGGCCGCGAAGTCAACAAGAGGATGCCGCGTGGGCTCGCGGAGACCCGAATAGTGTGTGACAACCGGGGCGATGGCGTAGGACACGTTGCCAAGACCGTGAGAGTGTGGTGAGATGTCAAAGAATGTGTTGTCCGGATTTGCAAGGGAGCGGTCATGACTGAAGAGAGGTGCGTCAATCTGGAATTGCGCCGTGAGATCCTGTATTCGCTGATGCTTGAAGCCAAGCGTGAGGAGGCTCTGCGGCTGTTGCTCGACCACGCGGGCGTACACGGTTTCCAGTCGGCGGTCAGCGCTCTGCTCGAACCGGTACTGGAGAAGGCGGGAGAAGCCTGGCACCGGGAGAACCTGTCCCTGGCCCAGGGCTATGTGGCCGGGAAGATCGCCGAGGATCTGTTGGTGGCCGCCGCCGAATCCGGTGGAGATCTGCCTTTGGACGTCAAGGGTCCGGTGGTCATCGGCAATGTGGAGGACGACTATCATTCGCTGGGGCGCAAGATGGTCGCCGTTTTCCTGCGTGCCGCCGGGTGGAAGGTCGTCGATCTGGGCAACGACGTGGTGCCGGGGGATTTTGTCGACGCAGCCCTTGCGAACGGCGCGAGGGTCATCGGGGTTTCGGCCATGATGCTGACCACGGCCGAGAACATTCGCGCCCTGCGGACCGAGATCGACGCCCGTGGACTTGGCGGCAGGATTCAACTGGCGGTGGGTGGCGCGGTGTTCAAGCTGCGGCCCGAACTGATGCTGGAGGTCGGCGGCGACGGCACCGCCCCCAGCGCCATCCAGGCTCCTGAACTCTTCGAGCGGCTTTGGGCCCAAAGCCTAGCGGAGGACAAATGACCGGCATGGAGCGCGTGCTTTGCGCGCTGCACGGGAAACCCGCCGACCGCCGGGCCTTCACGTTGGCCTTGAGCCTTTACGGCGCCAGACTTTCCGGGTGCCCTACACAAGAATACTATTCCGACCCGAAGCGTTATCTGGAAGGGCAGCGTAAGGTTGTGCGCCTCATCGATCCGGACATCGTGTTCGCCCCTTTTGCCCTGCCCTTCGAGGCGCTGGCCTATGGAGGGGAAGGGGTCTGGCTGGATAATTTTCCGCCCAACGTGCGCAAGCCCCCCTTTCGCGAACATGAGACGCCCGAGCCGTTGGGTGACGGGTTGCTTTGCGCTCCGGGCGTGTCCTATCTGGTCGAGTCAACGCGCCTCCTGGCCCTTGAGTTCGGGCCGTCGAAACCTGTCTGCGCCGTGGCCACGGCCCCCGTCGACCTTCCGGCCATGCTGCTGGGCATCGAGGCCTGGCTTGAGACGCTGCTTTTCGACCCTGAGCGTGCCGCGCGGCTGATGGATTTGGCCGAGGAACATTTTCTGCGCCTGACCGGAGCCTTTTTCGCGGCCGGCGCCGCCTTCGTGGCGATTCCGGTCATGTTCGCCAATTTGCGTCTGGTCACTCCGGCCCTGCTCGAAGACGCCGTCCTTCCCGCCCTGGCCCGGGCTTTCGGCCAGGCTGCGGGACCGCTCGTCCACCATCACGGCGGCAACCGCATCCTCGATCATCTCCAGCGTTTCTCCAGTCTGCCGAACGTGGCCGGCTTCCTGCTCGATCCGCGCGACAGCCTGCCCCAGGCCCGCGATATTATTGGCCCTGGGCGACTTGTGCTCGGCAACATGAATGGCCCTGGCCTGGCGCGCATGCAGCCGGACAAGGCGTATGCATCCGTGTCCACGCTTCTGGCCGAACGCGCTTCGGACAGGGCGTTCGTGCTCGCCTCGTCGCATGCGGACATCCCTTTCGACACCAGTCCGGACACCTTGCTGGCAGTGCGCAGGGCGGTCGTGGACGCGGGAGCTGTCGCATGAAAGACATCCTGGCCCTGACCTGCGGCATTTTTCAGAAGGAAATGATGCAATTGGCTTCGCGATTTCCCCGCATGCGCTTCGTTTTTGCCGATTCCATGCTGCACATGCGCCCGGATCTGCTCCAGGACCGCATCGACGGCGTGCTCGCGCAGCATCCGTCCGGCAAGACGCTTTTCATCTACGGAGACTGCACCCCGCGCATTGTCGAACTGTCGCGCGGGTCCGGCTTTGCCAAGACCAAGGGCATCAACTGCTGCGAAATTCTGCTCGGACGCGAGGAATATCGCCGTCTGCGCAAGGCCGGGGCATTTTTTTTCCTGCCGGAATGGACGCTTCGCTGGAGGGATGTCTTCGAGCGTGAGCTGGGTTTTGCGGGCGGACGCGGGGCCGGGGAGATGTTGCGCGAAGTGCATAACCAGTTCATATATCTGGATACCGGGGTCATGCCCGTGCCGGCGGCCCTTTTGGATGAAATCAGCCGGGAACTTGAGATGCCCATGACCGTCCTGACGGTGGGGCTTGACCGATTGGAACAAAATGTCGCCAACGCGCAGGAGCTGCTCGATGCCCAGTGACGCCGGAGAACCGCGCGCCTTTTACCAGCTTTTCGCCGATCTGGCCTCGGGAACCTTGCAGCATGTTACGGATCCGGTGCAGTGCGCCGAGTATGTGGCGTCGCAGGTCCGGGAGCTTCTGGGCGTGAAGGCCGTGGCCGTGGTGGCCTGCCAGGGGCATGACAATCCGCATCTGCTCCTGGCTGTGCGTCCCTTGCGGCAGGAGACATTGTTCAGGAACCCGGCCATCGACCAGCTCATCCACGCAAGTCACGCCTCGCCGCTGGCCATGACCGTAAGCCCGCAAGACCCGACTGTGCCGGGCAAGCTGCTTCGATCCCTCGGTCTGTCGGACTCCGTGATCGTCCCCTTGCGCGTCGGCAGCGAGATGATCGGAGCGCTGGTTCTGCTCGGACTCATGGACACGCAAGGCATCGAGACCATTGTGCACAGCCTTGATCGCCTGTCCTCCCTGCTG
Coding sequences within it:
- a CDS encoding ATP-binding protein, which gives rise to MYTRHISANILEALSDTPVILIRGARQTGKTTLVRDIMPDHISSEYVTLDNALALAAAQSDPSGFIAGIAKRVVIDEIQKAPGLLPAIKESVDRDRSPGRFILTGSSDIMAGLRVSDSLAGRMEIFDLWPLSRAEISGSTINLVDALFTPELAWPAPTDTDVMSAVLTGGYPEALARSTERRRQAWFSAYVTTIVERDIRDLSSIQDLAAMPRLLQLLASRTGQLLSYADISRGLTIPQTTLKRYMALLEATFLIRELPAWAVNIGKRVTKASKLIFTDTGLAAHLAGLNSDRFTLDRQAFGHLLENHVVCEMAKHATWSETRATLSHFRSHTGQEVDLILEDPSGRIVGVEIKASATPASSDFKGLRLLAQSCPEKFLRGIVLHLGPETVPFGENLHALPIAGM
- a CDS encoding BMP family lipoprotein — translated: MKRFLVSLGLMTLMFCPSAAMAKDLTIGLILVGPYNDKGYSQAQYEGGKYVEEKLPGTKLIYLDKVNPADRPGLTIPQVVDDLVEKGADLIIAGSDDMKDGIREAASLHPDKTFVHVSGDDVITGKAPANLGNLFGRMEYGKMMAGFSAALTSKTGKIAYLGPLINEETRRLAASAFLGARYAWTEVLGKKAEDLKFKVSWIGFWFNIPGVTTDPAQVAGSFFDGGYDVVISGIDTPEAVTVARQKRDQGRDAWAIPYDYAHACEGQGPTCIGVPYFNWGPSFLRQATAVQDGTWKQDFQWDAPHWADINDHDKSTIGFMVGEGLSAENKALLDAFVADLGAHKINLFSGPLNYQDGTPFLKDGDAATDEQIWALQQLLQGMEGQSSAK
- a CDS encoding ABC transporter permease; this translates as MSHSSWLHQLLWIAVALTMALALTVLVALPSGAPPLETLRILFMGGLGSASKFGQVLTVFVPLLLCSMGLLIPFTARLWNIGIEGQIVLGAIFCTGVLMPVDQGGPWHIALALGAGMLGGALWALLAGLLKTHGRVHEIFSGLGLNFVAMGLAIWLIFGPWKRPGMASMSGTETLHLSLWLERIGSLAVSWTALGVACAAFLLVALLLLRTQWGLGLRAVGQNPKAARLFDLSPRLRMLQAFALCGALGGLAGAVQVLGVYHRLLPSISSGYGYTALLIGMMAGFRILPVPFICFFFAVLNVGSIQLPLQLGLDSSLSGVIQGLMVLSVFVTQGIRTYATRRREGR
- a CDS encoding class I SAM-dependent methyltransferase; the protein is MSMYSKFAAWYDRIFPFSPGVYAFLTHHLGDRGGPVLDLGCGTGDYCAAFTRDGVRAVGVDLDSAMISQARARGPETEFHVLDMTEFPTLGGPWNMIYSIGNTAAHLPGGRFWSCVENVGERLLPDGVWIVQVMNWDYVLGLPAFNFPAKVMEGAVFHRAYEDITPEGLTFHTGLDIEGQRVFDDQVRLYPLSSAQMVAGHEARGFHLVEHVSDYSGSGFDPEVFSASIFVFKR
- a CDS encoding Txe/YoeB family addiction module toxin, whose translation is MTWELRFTGHAGKDAKKLASSGLKPKAQELLEILRNNPFQNPPPYEKLVGDLSGAYSRRINIQHRLVYQVLTEQRVVKVLRMWTHYE
- a CDS encoding type II toxin-antitoxin system Phd/YefM family antitoxin, with protein sequence MTILNATEARSRLYSLIDDAALTHKPVVIKGKRASAVLVSEEDWNAITETLHLLSVPGMRESIIQGMATGVEECDKELDW
- a CDS encoding cobalamin B12-binding domain-containing protein; this translates as MTEERCVNLELRREILYSLMLEAKREEALRLLLDHAGVHGFQSAVSALLEPVLEKAGEAWHRENLSLAQGYVAGKIAEDLLVAAAESGGDLPLDVKGPVVIGNVEDDYHSLGRKMVAVFLRAAGWKVVDLGNDVVPGDFVDAALANGARVIGVSAMMLTTAENIRALRTEIDARGLGGRIQLAVGGAVFKLRPELMLEVGGDGTAPSAIQAPELFERLWAQSLAEDK
- a CDS encoding DUF1638 domain-containing protein translates to MKDILALTCGIFQKEMMQLASRFPRMRFVFADSMLHMRPDLLQDRIDGVLAQHPSGKTLFIYGDCTPRIVELSRGSGFAKTKGINCCEILLGREEYRRLRKAGAFFFLPEWTLRWRDVFERELGFAGGRGAGEMLREVHNQFIYLDTGVMPVPAALLDEISRELEMPMTVLTVGLDRLEQNVANAQELLDAQ
- a CDS encoding ABC transporter permease; this translates as MQEFALIMAGILLAGAPLVLATLGETITEKAGVINLSLDGTIILSAMASFALASITGSAWIGALGGMAVGALVASVLGLTNIYLGQSQLAVGFILTLLTRDLAYFLGHSYSRQPGPSLGYWGFPGLSDTPLLDLLLGRQSPMVSISLAAIALCWWWMYKTSAGMRLRAVGESPRAAFGRGIRVRLSRLMACLVGGALVGLAGAAYSLAVKPGWGRPQGCEGAGWIALAIVIFGGWHPVRAAIGAYFFAALQVSGIYLQDIFPSIPAQVFQVAPFPMMILTLLAVNLGRIGFVQDMMRRYPFLGRFSGSWPITAPAALGQDFDPKKGL
- a CDS encoding ATP-binding cassette domain-containing protein gives rise to the protein MIVLQDISKHYGRVRANDSISLTLEPGRIYALVGENGAGKSTLMRILAGHTVPDSGTISMRGEVHPGLTPATAARLGVGMLYQDPLDFPALPVWENFRLSGPPRTRTQVVDRLGELSNHLGVCFLPEEPVASMTVGERQLLELLRLLDLGATTLILDEPTTGITPEQKRGLFDLLARLARQEGHTVILVTHKLSEALEMADAIFVMRQGRLEARLTPPYDSKELVRRMFGDAATQSVDSALPETGQSSRVKLEEAIFAGPKYHLGPLNLSAAPGEIIGLAGLDGSGQELFLRGLCGLDRMPSGRLVLNEVGHTRTNFKTLRHEGVHFVPADRMSQALFPDLSIRDHILLAFPEHATRLEEFHQSQCVERFDLRAHPDTPAKDLSGGNQQRLLLSLIPDDAPLLLMEHPTRGLDAGSARQVWEHLRGRCDSGATLFFFSPDLDEVIEHSHRVLVFFDRTLVADVPRLNASVEILGALMAGKKPESAHVA
- a CDS encoding Crp/Fnr family transcriptional regulator, which translates into the protein MDFMTAMGQSTLFKGLGPEELAQLERISEPRHYDKGDLLFGEGKEGVGFYVVLSGQVKVFKMSFDGREQILHILGPGDPLGEVPVFAGMNYPANAQALSKSALYFFPRQKLIELYRESPSLAMNMLAVLSRRLREFTVLIENLSLKEIPQRLATYLVHQQSLKPVSARVKLSVTKGVLSNILGTSQETLSRVLGKLSQEGLIEVQGKEITILDMERLRSLAEGETRM
- a CDS encoding uroporphyrinogen decarboxylase family protein, with translation MTGMERVLCALHGKPADRRAFTLALSLYGARLSGCPTQEYYSDPKRYLEGQRKVVRLIDPDIVFAPFALPFEALAYGGEGVWLDNFPPNVRKPPFREHETPEPLGDGLLCAPGVSYLVESTRLLALEFGPSKPVCAVATAPVDLPAMLLGIEAWLETLLFDPERAARLMDLAEEHFLRLTGAFFAAGAAFVAIPVMFANLRLVTPALLEDAVLPALARAFGQAAGPLVHHHGGNRILDHLQRFSSLPNVAGFLLDPRDSLPQARDIIGPGRLVLGNMNGPGLARMQPDKAYASVSTLLAERASDRAFVLASSHADIPFDTSPDTLLAVRRAVVDAGAVA